A DNA window from Drosophila sechellia strain sech25 chromosome X, ASM438219v1, whole genome shotgun sequence contains the following coding sequences:
- the LOC116802205 gene encoding uncharacterized protein LOC116802205 translates to MSENSSAEAETTGNDEVLTTGDPEQTSGSEEGSQSSDYDEEFQHLEEQIKDLERWIAQKREERRNLFIRLMNLFLVVLEARLYRQNM, encoded by the coding sequence ATGTCGGAGAATTCGAGCGCAGAAGCAGAGACAACTGGAAACGACGAAGTCTTGACGACAGGGGATCCCGAGCAGACAAGTGGATCGGAGGAGGGTTCGCAGTCCTCAGATTACGACGAAGAATTCCAGCACCTCGAGGAGCAAATAAAGGACTTGGAGAGGTGGATTGCCCAGAAGAGGGAAGAGAGAAGGAATTTATTCATTCGCCTCATGAATTTATTCCTCGTTGTACTAGAGGCAAGGCTATATAGGCAGAACATGTAG